One region of Polaribacter pectinis genomic DNA includes:
- a CDS encoding DUF4212 domain-containing protein has product MVSENKKKYWKKNLQYLTILLSIWFLVSFVFGIILVDELNTIRMGGFKLGFWFAQQGSIYVFVILIFVYIRLMNKLDKEFGFNEK; this is encoded by the coding sequence ATGGTTTCAGAAAATAAAAAAAAATACTGGAAGAAGAATTTGCAGTATTTGACAATATTATTAAGCATTTGGTTTTTGGTTTCTTTTGTTTTTGGAATTATTCTGGTAGATGAACTAAATACAATAAGAATGGGTGGTTTTAAACTCGGCTTTTGGTTTGCACAACAAGGGTCTATTTATGTTTTTGTAATTCTCATTTTTGTATATATAAGGTTGATGAATAAGTTAGATAAAGAATTTGGTTTCAACGAAAAATAA
- a CDS encoding sodium:solute symporter family protein — translation MSIQVWTWILVGITFTLYIGIAIWSRAGSTKEFYVAGGGVSPLANGLATAADWMSAASFISMAGLISFNGYDGSVYLMGWTGGYVLLALLLAPYLRKFGKFTVPDFIGDRYYSNVARSVAVFCALLVSFTYVAGQMRGVGLVFSRFLEVDINTGVIIGMIIVLFYAVLGGMKGITYTQVAQYCVLIFAFMVPAIFISIQMTGNPIPQLGFGGADENGVYLLDKLDGLHRELGFAAYTSGSKSTLDVFLITAALMFGTAGLPHVIVRFFTVKKVADARKSAGWALLLIAILYTAAPAISVFSRTNLIETVSNKEYAELPEWFSNWEKTGLITFDDKNNDGKVQYLADTSKNELVVDKDIMVLANPEIAGLPNWVIALVAAGALAAALSTAAGLLLVISASVSHDLIKKMINPNITEKGELIAARLAAVVAVCVAGYFGINPPDFVAATVALAFGLAAASFFPAIILGIFSKRMNKEGAISGMVIGILLMLYYMMKFKFDWFGGGTKEDWWFGVSPEGFGTIAMLANFVIAIVVSRCTPNPPEDVQEIVENIRIPSGAGEATH, via the coding sequence ATGAGTATTCAAGTTTGGACGTGGATTTTAGTTGGAATAACATTTACACTTTATATAGGAATTGCAATTTGGTCGAGAGCTGGCTCAACTAAAGAATTTTATGTAGCAGGTGGTGGCGTTTCGCCATTAGCAAATGGTTTGGCAACTGCAGCAGATTGGATGTCTGCAGCATCATTTATTTCAATGGCAGGTTTAATCTCTTTTAATGGTTATGATGGTTCTGTATATTTAATGGGTTGGACTGGTGGCTATGTTTTATTAGCTTTATTGTTAGCACCATATTTAAGAAAGTTTGGCAAATTTACAGTTCCAGATTTTATTGGAGATCGTTATTATTCTAACGTTGCAAGAAGTGTTGCTGTTTTTTGTGCACTTTTAGTTTCATTCACTTATGTAGCAGGTCAAATGCGTGGAGTAGGTTTGGTGTTTTCACGTTTTTTAGAAGTAGACATAAATACAGGAGTAATTATAGGAATGATAATCGTACTTTTTTATGCTGTTTTAGGCGGAATGAAAGGAATTACATATACACAAGTTGCACAATATTGCGTGTTAATTTTTGCATTTATGGTTCCAGCAATTTTTATTTCTATTCAAATGACTGGAAATCCAATTCCTCAATTAGGTTTTGGTGGCGCAGATGAAAATGGCGTTTATTTATTAGATAAATTAGACGGTTTGCATAGAGAATTGGGTTTTGCAGCATATACTTCTGGTAGTAAATCTACATTAGATGTGTTTTTAATTACTGCTGCATTAATGTTTGGGACAGCAGGTTTACCACATGTAATTGTACGTTTTTTTACAGTTAAAAAAGTTGCAGATGCAAGAAAATCTGCTGGTTGGGCGTTACTTTTAATTGCTATTTTATACACAGCTGCACCAGCAATTTCAGTATTTTCCAGAACAAATTTAATTGAGACTGTAAGCAATAAAGAATATGCAGAATTGCCAGAATGGTTTTCTAATTGGGAAAAAACGGGTTTAATTACTTTTGATGATAAAAATAACGATGGTAAAGTTCAGTATTTGGCAGATACTTCAAAAAATGAATTAGTAGTTGATAAAGATATTATGGTTTTGGCAAATCCAGAAATTGCAGGTTTACCAAATTGGGTAATCGCATTAGTTGCAGCAGGAGCATTGGCAGCTGCTTTGTCAACTGCTGCAGGTTTATTACTAGTTATTTCGGCATCAGTTTCTCACGATTTAATCAAGAAAATGATCAATCCTAATATTACAGAAAAAGGCGAATTAATTGCTGCAAGATTAGCTGCAGTAGTTGCTGTTTGTGTAGCTGGTTATTTTGGAATTAATCCGCCAGATTTTGTAGCAGCAACAGTAGCTTTAGCTTTTGGCCTGGCAGCAGCTTCGTTTTTCCCAGCCATAATTTTAGGTATTTTTAGTAAAAGAATGAATAAAGAAGGAGCTATCTCTGGAATGGTAATTGGTATTTTACTAATGCTTTACTATATGATGAAATTCAAATTCGATTGGTTTGGTGGAGGTACAAAAGAAGATTGGTGGTTTGGTGTTTCTCCAGAAGGTTTTGGTACAATTGCAATGTTGGCAAACTTTGTAATTGCAATAGTAGTTTCAAGATGCACGCCAAATCCTCCAGAAGACGTTCAAGAAATAGTAGAAAATATTAGAATACCAAGTGGAGCAGGAGAAGCTACACATTAA
- a CDS encoding ABC transporter ATP-binding protein yields the protein MQHLQDKKEHKKKPKVTLKQAFKTIIWPRKNIIFVGLILIIIRSLSGFVLPLQSKVLLDEVVPNKDYSQLYTVIFVVIAAISIQAITSFLLTKVLSIQAQYLISELRAQVQKKVLSLPISFFDNTKSGALVSRIMSDVEGVRNLIGTGLVQLIGGSFTAILTLVILLKMNVWMTLFTFVPLSIFGLIALKSFKYIRPIFRARGKINAEVKGRLTETLGGIRVIKAFNAEEQESKVFEEGVDNIFQNVKKSMTATAIMTSSSTFLIGLATTGVMGIGGYYMMQGTMTFGDFIQFTFLLAFMVAPIVQMSNIGSQLTEALAGLDRTEELMNMPAEEDNEERNIVLEDLKGEIIFDDVSFAYEEGKEVINNINFKVPSGSVTALVGSSGSGKSTIAGLSATFLNPKSGKITVDNQDMSKVKLSSFRKYLGVVLQDEFLFEGTIRENILFPRPNATEKELQNAVKAAYVNEFTDRFDDGLDTLIGERGVKLSGGQRQRLAIARAILANPKIIILDEATSSLDTESEALIQKSLSELVKDRTTIVIAHRLSTIKKADQILVVEAGNIVERGTHDELIKLEGRYFDLYTYQAKI from the coding sequence ATGCAACATCTACAAGATAAAAAAGAACATAAAAAGAAACCAAAAGTAACCTTAAAACAAGCTTTTAAAACCATTATTTGGCCAAGAAAAAACATAATCTTTGTAGGATTAATTCTTATAATTATACGCAGTTTATCTGGTTTTGTTTTGCCGTTACAAAGTAAAGTGCTGTTAGATGAGGTTGTACCTAATAAAGATTATAGTCAATTATATACAGTAATATTTGTTGTTATTGCAGCTATTTCAATTCAAGCAATAACTTCTTTTTTATTGACAAAAGTATTAAGTATTCAAGCACAATATTTAATATCAGAATTAAGAGCGCAGGTACAAAAAAAGGTATTGTCTTTACCAATTAGTTTTTTCGATAACACAAAATCTGGCGCATTAGTTTCCAGGATTATGAGCGATGTAGAAGGTGTTAGAAACCTTATTGGTACAGGTTTGGTACAATTAATTGGTGGTTCATTTACGGCAATTTTAACTTTGGTTATACTCTTAAAAATGAATGTTTGGATGACACTTTTTACTTTTGTTCCATTATCAATTTTCGGACTTATAGCTTTAAAATCTTTCAAATATATTCGCCCGATTTTTAGAGCCAGAGGAAAAATTAATGCAGAAGTAAAAGGTCGTTTAACAGAAACTTTAGGCGGAATTCGTGTCATAAAAGCATTTAATGCAGAAGAACAAGAAAGCAAAGTATTTGAAGAAGGAGTGGATAATATTTTTCAGAATGTAAAGAAAAGTATGACAGCAACAGCAATTATGACAAGTTCTTCGACTTTCTTAATCGGTTTAGCAACCACAGGAGTTATGGGAATTGGTGGTTATTACATGATGCAAGGCACAATGACATTTGGAGATTTTATTCAATTTACTTTTCTCTTGGCATTTATGGTGGCACCAATTGTGCAAATGAGTAATATTGGTAGTCAATTAACAGAAGCATTGGCAGGTTTAGATAGAACAGAAGAGCTAATGAATATGCCAGCAGAAGAAGATAATGAAGAAAGAAATATTGTGTTAGAAGATTTAAAAGGAGAAATTATTTTTGATGATGTTTCTTTTGCCTATGAAGAGGGAAAAGAGGTAATAAATAATATCAATTTTAAAGTTCCTTCTGGCTCGGTAACAGCTTTGGTTGGGAGTTCTGGTTCTGGGAAATCTACAATTGCAGGTTTATCCGCAACATTTTTAAATCCTAAATCGGGTAAAATTACTGTCGATAATCAAGATATGTCTAAAGTTAAATTATCGAGTTTTAGAAAATATTTAGGAGTTGTTTTACAAGACGAATTTTTATTCGAAGGAACTATTAGAGAAAACATTTTATTTCCAAGACCAAATGCCACAGAAAAAGAATTGCAAAATGCTGTAAAAGCTGCTTATGTAAACGAATTTACAGACAGATTTGATGATGGTTTAGATACTTTAATTGGCGAAAGAGGTGTAAAACTTTCTGGCGGACAAAGACAACGTTTGGCAATTGCAAGAGCCATTTTGGCAAATCCAAAAATTATTATTTTAGACGAAGCAACGTCGAGTTTAGATACAGAAAGTGAAGCTTTAATTCAGAAAAGTTTGTCTGAATTGGTAAAAGATAGAACCACAATTGTAATTGCGCACAGGTTAAGTACCATTAAAAAAGCAGACCAAATTTTGGTTGTAGAAGCTGGTAATATTGTAGAAAGAGGAACGCATGATGAGTTGATAAAATTAGAAGGAAGATATTTCGATTTGTATACCTACCAAGCGAAAATATAA
- a CDS encoding DUF6503 family protein: protein MKKIILLLIIAVTVSCKNESKKETKKVKNVEVKKENFPTELGKVFEKHGGIDTWRKAQVLSFNKGEEVHTADLHSRKTVVNSPTYSLGFDGKEVWLDEEVKGSYKGNPTFYYNLYFYFYAMPFVLSDDGIIYDKVDDLVFEGTNYPGFKISYKSNVGTSPDDNYIVYYNPKTYQMEWLAYTVTFKSKEPSEKFNIIKYNSWENVNGLLLPKAITWYKKDENGIPTEPAKPATEFTLPLISQGKLADSFFENPVK, encoded by the coding sequence ATGAAAAAAATAATTTTATTACTAATTATTGCAGTAACAGTTTCTTGTAAAAATGAATCAAAAAAAGAAACTAAAAAAGTAAAAAATGTTGAGGTTAAAAAAGAAAATTTCCCAACAGAATTAGGAAAAGTTTTTGAAAAACACGGTGGAATTGATACTTGGAGAAAAGCACAGGTTTTGTCTTTTAATAAAGGAGAAGAAGTTCATACAGCAGATTTACATTCAAGAAAAACAGTAGTGAATTCACCAACATATTCTTTAGGTTTCGATGGTAAAGAAGTTTGGTTAGATGAAGAGGTAAAAGGTTCTTATAAAGGAAACCCAACTTTTTACTATAATTTATATTTCTACTTTTATGCAATGCCTTTTGTCTTGTCAGATGATGGAATTATTTATGATAAAGTAGACGATTTAGTTTTTGAAGGAACAAATTATCCTGGTTTTAAAATTTCTTACAAATCTAATGTTGGTACTTCACCAGATGATAATTACATAGTGTATTACAACCCTAAAACGTATCAAATGGAATGGTTAGCATATACAGTTACGTTTAAGTCTAAAGAGCCAAGTGAAAAATTCAATATTATAAAATACAATTCTTGGGAAAACGTAAACGGATTACTTTTACCAAAAGCAATTACTTGGTATAAAAAAGATGAAAACGGAATTCCAACAGAACCTGCAAAACCGGCAACAGAATTTACATTGCCATTAATTAGCCAAGGTAAATTAGCAGATTCGTTTTTTGAAAATCCAGTAAAATAA
- a CDS encoding NUDIX hydrolase — protein MDELIDILTPEGKQTGKTALKSEAHKNGWFHATVHIWLFTSDKKILLQKRALTKKVFPGLWDISVAGHVAAREEILSSAKREVFEEIGLELQEKELVKIGTRIHQVSHANGIQDNEHHHVFIAELKVPVESLTMQIEEVAGLQLFDLKVLKDTKNLENVLLPRFHEYYVSVYEKIISLLK, from the coding sequence ATGGATGAACTTATTGATATTTTAACTCCTGAAGGAAAACAAACAGGAAAAACGGCATTAAAATCGGAAGCTCATAAAAATGGTTGGTTTCACGCAACTGTGCATATTTGGCTTTTTACTTCAGACAAGAAAATACTTCTTCAAAAAAGAGCCTTGACAAAAAAAGTATTTCCGGGTTTGTGGGATATTTCTGTTGCAGGACATGTTGCTGCTCGAGAAGAAATTTTATCATCAGCAAAAAGAGAAGTTTTTGAAGAAATTGGACTTGAATTACAAGAAAAAGAGTTGGTTAAAATTGGCACAAGAATTCATCAAGTTTCACATGCTAACGGAATTCAAGACAATGAACATCATCATGTTTTTATTGCGGAATTAAAAGTTCCTGTAGAGAGTTTAACCATGCAAATTGAGGAAGTTGCTGGTTTACAATTATTCGATTTAAAAGTTTTAAAAGACACAAAAAACCTCGAAAACGTTTTGCTCCCGAGGTTTCACGAATATTATGTTTCTGTTTATGAGAAAATTATTTCACTTTTAAAATAA
- a CDS encoding M42 family metallopeptidase, with amino-acid sequence MAKKSILNKESLTFLEKYLNNAAPTGYEWEGQKIWMEYLKPYVDEFITDTYGSAVGVINPDAKYKVVIEGHADEISWYVNYISENGLIYVIRNGGSDHQIAPSKIVNIHTKNGIVKGVFGWPAIHTRDKSKEEAPKPDNIFIDTGCATKKEVEALGIHVGCVITYPDEFHILNGDKFVCRALDNRMGGFMIAEVARLLKENKKELPFGLYITNSVQEEIGLRGAEMITQTIKPNVAIVTDVTHDTTTPMIEEKKAGLLEIGKGPVVAYAPAVQQKLRDLITETAEEKNIPFQRSALSRATGTDTDAFAYSNGGVASALISLPLRYMHTTVEMVHRDDVENVIKMIYETLLKIKDGETFSYFE; translated from the coding sequence ATGGCAAAAAAATCAATTTTAAATAAAGAATCACTTACATTTTTAGAAAAATATCTAAACAATGCAGCTCCAACTGGTTACGAATGGGAAGGTCAAAAAATCTGGATGGAGTATCTAAAACCTTATGTGGACGAGTTTATTACAGATACGTATGGTTCTGCTGTTGGGGTAATAAATCCTGATGCAAAATATAAAGTAGTTATTGAAGGTCATGCAGACGAAATTTCTTGGTATGTAAATTATATTTCTGAAAACGGATTAATTTATGTGATTAGAAATGGTGGTTCAGATCATCAAATTGCCCCAAGTAAAATTGTAAATATTCACACAAAAAACGGAATTGTAAAAGGTGTTTTTGGTTGGCCAGCTATACATACAAGAGATAAATCTAAAGAAGAAGCGCCAAAACCAGACAACATTTTTATTGATACTGGTTGTGCAACAAAAAAAGAAGTAGAAGCTTTGGGAATTCATGTTGGTTGCGTAATTACGTACCCAGATGAATTTCATATTTTAAACGGAGATAAGTTTGTTTGTAGAGCATTAGACAATAGAATGGGTGGTTTTATGATTGCTGAAGTTGCTCGTTTATTAAAAGAAAACAAAAAAGAATTACCTTTTGGATTGTACATAACAAATTCTGTGCAAGAAGAAATTGGTTTACGTGGAGCTGAAATGATTACTCAAACAATAAAACCAAATGTAGCAATTGTAACAGATGTTACTCATGATACAACAACTCCAATGATTGAGGAAAAAAAAGCCGGACTTTTAGAAATTGGTAAAGGGCCAGTTGTTGCTTATGCACCTGCTGTACAACAAAAATTACGTGATTTAATTACAGAAACTGCAGAAGAAAAAAACATTCCTTTCCAACGTTCTGCATTATCTAGAGCAACAGGAACAGATACAGATGCTTTTGCTTATAGCAATGGTGGTGTTGCTTCTGCTTTAATTTCTTTACCTCTACGTTATATGCACACAACTGTAGAAATGGTGCATAGAGATGATGTTGAAAACGTTATTAAAATGATTTATGAAACGTTGTTAAAAATTAAAGACGGAGAAACTTTTTCTTATTTCGAATAA
- a CDS encoding ATP-binding cassette domain-containing protein, protein MKLVIENLTKTYKNGVKAIDNLSIEIGTGMFGLLGPNGAGKSSLMRTIATLQSPDSGSIKFGDIDVLEDNMSLRKILGYLPQSFGVYPKMSAEDLLDYFATLKGIASKSDRQKLVKEVLEITNLYDVRRKHVAGYSGGMKQRFGIAQLLLNNPKLIIVDEPTAGLDPAERHRFLNVLREVGTNCTVIFSTHIVEDVKELCNEMAILNGGRILNHTTPQEATKEIEGTIWKKIISRDDLEENEKNFNILSSNYNQDNTLNIRVHATEKPADDFVAATPQLDDVYFIALKQDEPVLN, encoded by the coding sequence ATGAAGTTAGTAATAGAAAATTTGACAAAGACTTATAAAAATGGTGTAAAAGCTATAGATAATTTAAGTATTGAAATTGGTACAGGAATGTTTGGACTGTTAGGTCCAAATGGTGCAGGAAAATCTTCTTTAATGCGAACAATTGCAACTTTGCAAAGTCCAGATTCTGGTTCTATAAAATTTGGTGATATTGATGTTTTAGAAGATAACATGTCTTTGAGAAAAATACTAGGTTATTTGCCACAATCTTTTGGTGTATATCCAAAAATGTCAGCAGAAGATTTGTTAGATTATTTTGCAACTTTAAAAGGTATAGCTTCTAAATCTGATAGACAAAAACTAGTGAAAGAAGTTTTAGAAATAACCAATTTATATGATGTTAGAAGAAAACATGTTGCTGGTTATTCTGGTGGTATGAAACAACGTTTTGGAATTGCACAATTACTTTTAAATAATCCAAAGTTAATTATTGTAGATGAACCTACAGCTGGTTTAGATCCTGCAGAAAGACATCGTTTTTTAAATGTTTTACGTGAAGTTGGTACTAATTGTACTGTAATTTTTTCAACTCATATTGTAGAAGATGTAAAAGAATTGTGTAATGAAATGGCAATTTTAAATGGAGGTAGAATTTTAAATCATACAACTCCACAAGAAGCTACCAAAGAAATTGAAGGTACTATTTGGAAAAAAATAATTAGTAGAGATGATTTAGAAGAGAATGAGAAAAATTTCAATATTTTATCTTCAAATTACAATCAAGATAATACGTTAAATATTAGAGTTCATGCCACAGAAAAACCTGCGGATGATTTTGTAGCTGCAACTCCACAATTAGACGATGTTTATTTTATCGCATTAAAACAAGATGAACCAGTTTTAAATTAA